AAGCTCGGTCACCAAGCGCCCTGCACCACCGCCACCACCCCCTTGCCTGGCAACGAGTCAGACATGGAACCGGCGGTCGAGCTCGCGCGACGGCATCGAATCCCGACGCTGGCCGCAGTCAAAGTCCAGAGCCGTCACGGGTCGAGGGCGGCCAAAGTGCTGGACGAAACCCGCGAAGGTCGCGTCGTCTGCCGGTGTGAACCGATCACCGAAGCCGAGCTCGCCTACGCATCACGCCACGAGCAGGTGCGCTCCCTCCCCGACGCCTTCCGGCGCGTCGGCCTGGCGGCCGGGCCGTGCGCGGGCGCCGCATGCGTGATGCGCGCCGCGGAGGTCATCGGCGGCGAGCTGGGCTGGAGCGCATCGCAGAGATTCGATGCGGTGCGGGAGTTCGTCCGCGGTGCGTGGTTGGGCCGGGCTCCCGTTCTGGGCCATGCGGGATGGGCCGAGGAGGAGCTGGCCCAGGGCGCGCTGCGAGGCTTGAGCGTCTGAGCGATGGGGCGCACCGACTCGCTGGCGAAACTGGCGTGGGCGTACGGGTTGCACCTGGCGCGACGGCGATTGACGCGTCACCGCTCGCAGCTGGTGGATCTGCTGGACACATACGCGTCGGACGGTATGCGCGCGCTGGCGCCGCAAGAGCGCGAGCGACATCCGCACCTGGTCGGCTGCATCAACTGCGGGCTGTGCGCACTGGCTGCCGGACGAATCGGCAAGACGCGCCTGCCGGACCTCGCCTCCTCCTACATGCGCCTCTACGCGCGCCTGGGCGAGGCTGCCTCCGACCTCGACGGCGACGAGCCGGACCTCGAAGCTGCCTCTGCCGCCTGTCCCGTCGGGCTGCCGCTGGCCGAGGTCGCCGCGGTCGTGCGCCGGCTGAGCGCCGGCTGAGCTCGAGGAGACACCCTCCAGGCAGACACGCCGATGCGCATCATCGGCTGACGCGGATCCGCCTGGCGATGATCCGGATGCCCGCCCATCGATGCGGAGTACCGCATCCAGGCCGCCGCTCTCGAGCGCGCGGCCGCCCGCCTCGGCGGCAGGCCCGTGAGCGCTGGTAGTTGCGAGTTATCCACATTCTGTATACAGTCTGGGGAAATCACACAACATCTAGGGCCAATGGTCAATAGATTTCTTCGCCCCCTTCGACGTTGGCAGGCTGTTGAGTCCGTGATCACCCGGATCGCGGGCCAGTTCACGACGTGGCCGGCGGATGATTTCGGACGCTTCGTCAGCGCCCCGGTCGGCACCGGCACGCCGGGCGCGGCCGCCGCCCTGCCGCCGCCGATGGAACCGTTGCGCCCGCCCCCGCCGACGTCGATCGCGCCGGCGACTTTCGAGACGCGGTTCATGAAGCTCCACGCGGAGGGCGGGTTTGATGAGATGTGGGAGATGCTCGCCGAAGACGCGCAGCGGGCATGGGGTGGGCGCGACTCCTTCATCCGGAACATGCCGCGGCTGGACGATGAGACAGAGCTCCTCGACATGCAGGTGGTCAGCGTCGCGGTGCTCGAAGGCTGGACCGATCAGGAGCACCACCGCACGTACAGCAACGTTGCTCGAATGACCATGCGTTATCGCGTGCGCCAGCGATGGAGAGAGTGGACGTTCGATCGGCAGGTTCACCTCGTTCCGGCGGCGGGAGGCTGGCGCACATTGTGCTATCCGACCGCCCCAAGAAGTGCGGGAAGCCGCTGATATAGTGGGTTGCAGGCCATGTTGCAACAAACCGTCGACGACCAGCAGCGCGACCTCCGCTGGCATCGGAGGCGACGTCGAGCGATGACACCACGCCGTCTGTTGCAAGAATCGGACGAGCTGCTCTTCTGGGTCGAGGAATGTCTGGTGCAAGGAATTCGCATCGTGCCCGGATGGCTGGTGTCGCGGCTGATGGTCGTCCTGAGGCACGCAGACGCGGAGCTTCCCGCGCGCCTGGGTCGCGACCGCCGCCCGGAGCAGGTGATGGAGATCATCTACGACGCGCAGGCGGCGCTGATGGATCAGGCGTGCCGGAGCCGCGGCCCGGCGGAGGTGATCCCTCTTTTCGCCCGGGCACGCCAGCGGACGCTGAAAGAAGCCGCGACCCTGTAGCGGGCTGTTCGGGTGCGGGTCGACCTTCATCTTCACTCGCACTACTCCCATGACGGCCAGAGCTCGCTCGTGGAGCTCATCGCACGCTGCCGCGAGGTCGGTCTCGACCGCATCGCGCTGACCGACCACAACACCGTCGAAGGAGCGCTGCAGCTGGCGCGGTTGGCGCCGGAGCTCGCCATCGTCGGTGAGGAGGCCAAGACTTCGGAAGGCGAGGTGATCGGATTGTTCATCACCCACCGACTGCCGCCTTATCTGCCGCCCGAGGACGTGATGGACCTGATCCATGAGATGGGCGGGCTCACCTACGTGCCCCATCCGCTCGACCGCCGCAGGTCTCATTTCCGCGCCGACCGCGTCGTCGAGCTCGCCGACCGCATCGACATCATCGAGACGTACAACCCGTGGTGCGATGCCGCGGCGAACCAGGCCGCGGCGCGGCTTGCCGCGGATCTCGGCAAGGTGATGGCGACAGGATCAGACTCGCATGCCGCACGAGAGCTCGGCCGCAGCTGGATGGAGATCGAGGATTACAGGAGCCCGGAGGATTTCCTGGAGAAGCTTCGCGAGGCGCGACACCTCGTCACCGCGCAAAGCGGCACGGGTCGGCGTGCCTAGCCAATCGCCCGAGCTCCTCGTCGCGGGCTCGATCGCGCTCGACACTCGCGACGGGCCGTTTGGCAGGCTGGAGGAGGAGCTGGGAGGCTCCGCTCTGTACTTTGCGTTGGCCGCAAGCCTGGTCATGCCCGTGACGCTGGTGGCTCCCGTCGGAGTCGATGCGGCCCGGCGGGTCGAACGCGTTCTGAGTCATCGCCCCATCGACACCGCGCTTCTCCAGGTGCTGCCGGCCCGGACGTATCGGTGGCGAGCCCATCAACACGACGGCCGCAACATCGACCTTGGCAGCAGCGACGACATCTACGACACCTGGGAACCGGCCACGCCGGCGGGCTTTGACGGCTGGGCATTTGTCGGGTCCATGCGCCCGGACCGCCAGGCCCAGCTGGTGGAGATGCTCGGCGGAGCCTCATTGCTGGCCGCGGACGCCATGCTGTCGTACGTCCATGCCCGCCCGCCGGCGGCAGAAGAAGTGCTGCGGAGGGCGAGCTGGTACTACTGCAACCAGGACGAGTTCGCGGCCCTCGGCGGGAGCGACCCAAGCCAATTCCGGAGCCGGTGGTCGTTGCGAGGCCTGGTCGTGAAGGCGGGACCGGGGGGCGTCAGCGCTCACACGGAGGACGGCGTGGTGCGTGTACCGGCTCTGACCGGCAGACCAGCCGTTGACACCACCGGAGCGGGTGACGCCGTCGCGGGCGGCATGCTTTCCCGCTGGTTGACGACCGGAGGCCAGCCGAACGGGCTTCAGGACGCACTTGTGTGGGGGGTCGCGTGCGCGTCGCTGGCCATCTCCGACGTCGGCATCAGAGGCCTCGCGGAGGCCACCGGCGAGCTGTTGGCGGAGCGCGTGGTGGAGGTCGAGGAATGCCTGCTCCGAGAATCGTGATCGTCGTCGGCGACCTGGTCGAGCAACACGTCGACGCGATCGTCAACGCAGCGAACAACGACCTCGTCTTGGGTGGCGGTGTGGCGGGCGCGATACGCAGGCGCGGCGGACCCGCGATCCAGGAGGAATGCGACGCGCATGGGCCGGTGAAAGTTGGCGAGGCCGCGATCACCGGTGGTGGACAGCTGCCGGCCCACCATGTGATTCATGCGGCGAGCATGGCTCTGGGCGGTCGCACGACGAAGGAGTCGCTGGCCGCCTCTATGAGCCAGGTCTTCCAGCTGGCGCACGAGCATGGAGTGCGAACGATTGCGATTCCGGCGGTGGGCACGGGCATCGCTGGCTTTCCGATGGACGAATGCGCGCGCGTGATGGGCCGCTGTCTGAGGGCTGCGCTGGCCGGAGGATGGGAGCCGCGGGAGGTGCGCTTCGTGCTGTTCGACGAGGGGGCCAAGGGCGCTTTTGAGGGTCCGTTTCGTCACCTGTTCGACGGCTCGCCGGGCACGATCGGCTGAATTCAGTTTGAATTGGGGTTGTATTGGGCAAAGACCGCCCCCTAGAATGGGCGAGTCCGCCCCAGTACAGAATCTCGAATAAGGACGGTGACTTAGTGGAAGGCTACTGCTTGAAGGACAAGAAAAAGGTCGAGATGAAAGACCCTCAGCCGATCACGATGAAGAACGGTAAGCCGGCAACAGTTGGTACGTGTCCCAACTGCGGCACCAAGATCTACAAGATCGGCAAGGCTTCGTAAGCAGGATTCGACGAGGACCGCTCCAATGGGGGCGGTCCTTTTTCTTTGCTCAGGTGGTGATCGGTGGCTCCAGGGCTCCGAGCAACACCTCGGTGGCGGAGACAGCCTCATCGACCCCGAGCGTCTTGAAGATCTCGACGTTGCTTGGGTTGTTCACGCGCGCGACCGTCCGCTTCACCCCGAAGTGCCGCTTGGCCATCTGCAGCGCGATGAGGTTGTCCTCGTCATCGGCTGTGACCGCGACGATGGCATCAGCCCGTTCGATGCCCGTCTGTGAAAGAAACTTGACTTCGCAGCCGTCGCCTCTCATCACGATGCTGCCGAGCTGAGTCTCGAGCCAGTCCGCACGGCGGGAATCTCTTTCAATGAGCGTCACCTCGTGTCCTCGCTCGAGGAGGTCGCGCGACATGTAGTAGCCGACGGTCCCGCCACCCACGACGATCACATACATGCGGGTTTCACCTACTGGTTGGCCAACAGAGTCTTCTCGATGCGCTTGGCGCCATCGATGGTCGGACAGATCGTGTGCAGGCCAAGCTTCTCGTAGGCCTCGGCGCGCTCCGGGTCATAGATGCGGGCGACGACGCGCGGAACCTTGAACACATGCTTGGCGATCTGAGCCGCCATGATGTTTCGGTTATCGCCTTCGGTCACGGCCACGAAACCGTCCGCGTCTTCGATGCCGGCCCGGCGCAGCACGTCGGCGTCGGTGCCGTTGCCCACGACCTGGTCGCCCCTGAAGTCCCCGGTCAGAACGCCGCGTGAGGCGGCTCGATTGAACTGGTTGGGGTCGCGATCGACGATGACGACTTGGTGGCCGGCCCCGTCCATGTCGGCGGCGATCTGCGAGCCGACGCGACCGCAGCCCACGATCATCAGCTTCAAGGCGCGTTGAATTATAGGGAGGACCTCGGAGCGCCCTCATGGCGCGCGCGACTGACCTTGTTAGGATTTGGGCCCTTGCGCTTCCCATTCATGTTCATGGGTGTCATGGCGTTCGGAATCGGCCTCTGGGTGCTGGGTTACCTGGCCGCCCATCGGAGCCTGGATCCGGTGGCGCAAGGCATCGCCGGCGCGACGGTCCTGATCTCCTGGCTCCTGGGAGCGTATGTGGTGATCCGCCGGGTCCGGCGCGGGCCCCAACACTGATGGCCGACCACGCTCACCTTCCGACGGCTCGAAAGGTCCTCGTCGCTGTCGGCGGCCAGGGTATCGATGCCGAGACCGTGCGGCTGGCGTGCCGCATGACGGATCCGCAGGGGGGGCGGCTGTACGGCGTGCACATCGTCGAGGTCAACCGGTCGCTACCGCTCGGGGCGGTCCTGGACGAGGTCGTGGAGCGCGGGGAGAAGATCCTGGACGAGGTCGAGCAGCTGGCGGCGGAGGCTCAGCTCCCGGTGGAGACGGAGCTGGTACAGGCACGGGACACCGGGCCCGCGTTGGTGGACGAGGCGGTCGAGTGGGGCGCCGATCTCATCGTCATGGGGCTGCCGTACAAGAGGCGGTTTGGGGAATTCAACCTGGGCAAGACGGTGCCGTACGTTCTGAAGAACGCGAATTGCCGCGTGATGCTGTTCCGGGAGCACCGCGAACACCCGGCCTGAGCAGAATTTCCAA
Above is a window of bacterium DNA encoding:
- a CDS encoding TrkA family potassium uptake protein, yielding MYVIVVGGGTVGYYMSRDLLERGHEVTLIERDSRRADWLETQLGSIVMRGDGCEVKFLSQTGIERADAIVAVTADDEDNLIALQMAKRHFGVKRTVARVNNPSNVEIFKTLGVDEAVSATEVLLGALEPPITT
- a CDS encoding PHP domain-containing protein encodes the protein MRVDLHLHSHYSHDGQSSLVELIARCREVGLDRIALTDHNTVEGALQLARLAPELAIVGEEAKTSEGEVIGLFITHRLPPYLPPEDVMDLIHEMGGLTYVPHPLDRRRSHFRADRVVELADRIDIIETYNPWCDAAANQAAARLAADLGKVMATGSDSHAARELGRSWMEIEDYRSPEDFLEKLREARHLVTAQSGTGRRA
- a CDS encoding TrkA family potassium uptake protein, coding for MKLMIVGCGRVGSQIAADMDGAGHQVVIVDRDPNQFNRAASRGVLTGDFRGDQVVGNGTDADVLRRAGIEDADGFVAVTEGDNRNIMAAQIAKHVFKVPRVVARIYDPERAEAYEKLGLHTICPTIDGAKRIEKTLLANQ
- a CDS encoding universal stress protein; the encoded protein is MARATDLVRIWALALPIHVHGCHGVRNRPLGAGLPGRPSEPGSGGARHRRRDGPDLLAPGSVCGDPPGPARAPTLMADHAHLPTARKVLVAVGGQGIDAETVRLACRMTDPQGGRLYGVHIVEVNRSLPLGAVLDEVVERGEKILDEVEQLAAEAQLPVETELVQARDTGPALVDEAVEWGADLIVMGLPYKRRFGEFNLGKTVPYVLKNANCRVMLFREHREHPA